A genomic stretch from Bradyrhizobium quebecense includes:
- a CDS encoding energy transducer TonB family protein, with protein sequence MSADDSSGPDGVGGMSPMTLLFHPEDPSAWTSGEVLRLLLVPAIAALLFVGGIYWIRLQPPAGPASREQSSIVQVRLLPSPSPAPIPVAPVLQPQTATLASLTEVSLESSDPPLDNLTAAPAREPMPAEPAVPSLRPTPSPADAPPNSVAVKFQQALLRHVARYQRYPDAAGLGRLHGAVETLFSMQRDGTLLDVWVKTSSGQAVLDKAAVDAIRRAQPLPLIPSALPDRLNIQITLVFDPA encoded by the coding sequence ATGAGTGCCGACGACAGCAGCGGACCCGATGGCGTGGGCGGCATGAGTCCGATGACCCTGCTGTTTCATCCCGAGGATCCGAGCGCGTGGACCTCGGGCGAGGTGCTGCGTCTGCTCCTGGTGCCGGCGATCGCAGCCCTGTTGTTCGTCGGGGGAATCTATTGGATCCGGTTGCAGCCGCCGGCTGGACCGGCAAGCCGGGAGCAGAGCTCGATCGTCCAGGTTCGGTTGCTGCCGAGCCCATCACCTGCGCCGATTCCGGTTGCGCCCGTGTTGCAGCCGCAAACCGCGACCCTCGCGAGCCTGACCGAGGTGTCGCTGGAGAGCTCCGATCCGCCGCTCGACAATCTGACCGCGGCCCCGGCGCGGGAGCCGATGCCGGCGGAGCCAGCCGTGCCGAGCCTGCGTCCGACGCCGTCGCCCGCCGATGCGCCGCCCAACAGTGTCGCAGTGAAATTTCAGCAGGCGCTGCTTCGCCACGTGGCACGCTACCAGCGCTATCCGGACGCGGCGGGGCTCGGTCGGCTGCACGGGGCGGTCGAGACGCTGTTTTCGATGCAGCGGGACGGCACCCTGCTCGATGTCTGGGTCAAGACCAGTTCCGGACAGGCCGTGCTCGACAAGGCTGCGGTCGACGCGATCCGGCGGGCGCAGCCGCTGCCGTTGATCCCGTCGGCGCTGCCCGACCGGCTCAATATTCAGATCACTTTGGTCTTCGACCCGGCCTGA
- a CDS encoding TonB C-terminal domain-containing protein codes for MNAPMRDQNARAAPPADDHDAAVAPATAAAPPTAARNTAARKGERSALLRYGAVVALFVGGIVYFFLGHDDLPPPRQVRDLTIVNVTLPPPPPPPPPQPQPEQKMIEQPKMAEPEFKEEKPVDKPKDEPAKDAKNDEPPGPLSLDAKPTGPGDLFNLGGKPGGNPYGGGGGGGSRWGWYTTIITSQVEAAIRANPKTRNMATQIQVRLWVDGSGHVTRVVLTPSSGNPEIDAALRNEVIGSLTLREPPPKDMPMPVVTRVTARRPS; via the coding sequence ATGAACGCGCCGATGCGGGACCAGAACGCGCGTGCCGCGCCGCCAGCCGACGATCACGATGCTGCCGTCGCGCCCGCAACAGCCGCGGCGCCGCCGACCGCTGCCCGCAACACGGCCGCCCGGAAGGGCGAGCGCAGTGCACTGCTGCGCTACGGCGCGGTGGTCGCGCTGTTCGTCGGCGGCATCGTCTATTTCTTTCTCGGTCACGACGATCTGCCGCCGCCGCGTCAGGTGCGCGATCTCACCATCGTCAATGTGACGCTGCCGCCGCCACCTCCGCCTCCGCCGCCACAGCCGCAGCCCGAGCAGAAGATGATCGAGCAGCCCAAGATGGCGGAGCCCGAGTTCAAGGAAGAGAAGCCGGTCGACAAGCCGAAGGACGAACCGGCCAAGGATGCCAAGAACGACGAGCCGCCCGGTCCGCTGTCGCTCGATGCAAAGCCGACGGGACCCGGCGATCTGTTCAATCTCGGCGGCAAGCCCGGCGGCAACCCGTATGGCGGAGGCGGCGGCGGTGGCAGCCGCTGGGGTTGGTACACCACGATCATCACCTCGCAGGTCGAGGCGGCGATCCGCGCCAATCCGAAGACCCGCAACATGGCGACGCAAATCCAGGTGCGGCTGTGGGTGGACGGCTCCGGCCACGTCACCCGCGTCGTCCTGACGCCGTCCTCCGGCAATCCGGAGATCGATGCGGCGCTTCGCAACGAGGTGATCGGCAGCCTGACGCTGCGCGAGCCGCCACCCAAGGACATGCCGATGCCGGTGGTCACGCGCGTCACCGCGCGACGGCCAAGCTGA
- a CDS encoding STN domain-containing protein → MTAVGSYGARAGAAIGAGAPGASATSRYLFGICAALLIGSICAVAAQQRGTVAVSAAIEFNIPAQQLASALQAYGERSGVQVLYESNSATGRKSTSVEGSLTPEDALNLLLTGTDLKVQYIRPDAITLASCSVRDDRPPASPLATADLSLGTLQVRATGDGNDTSALRDYSQSLQFDIQKALQKNIGSRGGSYQLVVDLWIDPSRTIQRTQLLRSTGDQNRDAAVTAALQGLTVSRTTPANASQPVRIAIRVKSFQ, encoded by the coding sequence ATGACGGCAGTTGGATCATATGGTGCACGCGCGGGCGCTGCGATCGGCGCTGGCGCTCCGGGAGCCTCCGCAACGTCGCGGTATCTGTTCGGGATTTGTGCTGCGCTGCTGATCGGCAGCATATGCGCGGTCGCCGCGCAGCAGCGTGGGACTGTTGCGGTATCCGCAGCGATCGAATTCAACATCCCGGCCCAGCAGCTTGCGAGCGCGCTGCAGGCTTATGGCGAACGATCCGGCGTTCAGGTGCTCTATGAGAGCAATTCTGCGACCGGCCGAAAGTCGACTTCGGTCGAAGGCAGCCTCACGCCTGAGGATGCATTGAACCTGCTTCTGACGGGAACCGATCTGAAGGTCCAGTACATTCGTCCGGATGCCATCACGCTCGCTTCGTGCAGCGTACGTGACGACCGCCCGCCGGCAAGCCCGCTTGCGACCGCGGATCTGTCGCTGGGGACGCTGCAGGTGCGCGCGACCGGTGACGGCAACGACACCAGCGCGCTGCGCGACTACAGCCAAAGCCTGCAGTTCGACATTCAAAAAGCGCTGCAGAAGAATATCGGGTCCCGCGGCGGCAGCTATCAGCTCGTCGTCGATCTGTGGATCGACCCCTCACGCACGATTCAGCGGACCCAGCTGTTGCGATCGACCGGCGATCAAAACCGTGATGCCGCAGTGACCGCGGCGCTGCAAGGACTGACCGTGAGCCGAACGACTCCCGCGAATGCGTCGCAGCCGGTGCGGATCGCGATCCGGGTGAAATCGTTCCAATGA
- a CDS encoding TetR/AcrR family transcriptional regulator encodes MDVLCARILERHRDSIRVQKPHLAVPNLTRIIGATLTLSNKHGFHATTLRQLAEASGLSMGGLYTYFDSKPTLLSMILGEVAETAAEVLTAPPANVKQDARKHLHWIIATHVRMSEAMQPWFVFSFMEAKSFPPAERQRAIEMEVMTEKIIADVLKQGVASGVFAIDQVTLTASLIKPLLQDWYVKRAKYRRRGTSIEAYINAVGAFVDAAVAGRTRPGRVATGSRTRSRPTAQP; translated from the coding sequence ATGGACGTGCTTTGCGCACGCATTCTCGAACGCCATCGTGATTCCATCCGGGTCCAGAAGCCGCATCTCGCCGTTCCGAACCTCACGCGCATCATCGGCGCGACGCTGACGCTGTCCAACAAGCACGGCTTTCACGCCACCACGCTGCGCCAGCTCGCGGAGGCGTCCGGCCTCAGCATGGGCGGCCTCTATACCTATTTCGACAGCAAGCCGACGCTGCTGTCGATGATCCTCGGCGAGGTCGCCGAAACGGCCGCCGAGGTCCTCACCGCGCCGCCCGCCAACGTGAAGCAGGATGCACGCAAGCACCTGCACTGGATCATCGCCACCCACGTTCGCATGAGCGAGGCGATGCAGCCCTGGTTCGTGTTCTCCTTCATGGAAGCAAAGTCGTTTCCGCCCGCGGAGCGCCAGCGCGCCATCGAGATGGAGGTGATGACCGAGAAGATCATCGCCGACGTCCTCAAACAAGGCGTCGCCAGCGGGGTGTTCGCCATCGACCAGGTCACGCTGACGGCGTCGCTGATCAAGCCGCTGCTGCAGGACTGGTACGTCAAGCGCGCGAAGTACCGCAGACGCGGCACCTCGATCGAGGCCTACATCAACGCCGTCGGCGCCTTCGTCGACGCCGCGGTCGCCGGCAGGACGCGGCCCGGCCGCGTCGCGACCGGCTCCCGCACAAGATCCAGGCCGACTGCGCAGCCATAG
- a CDS encoding ExbD/TolR family protein — protein MQIQADSKPYDDINITPMLDLAYVLLVIFIIMTTATVQGQKVNLPKASAAPSLATQTTKAITVANDGKIFLDTIPVTLAELEQRLIQQKALTPEFPVVLRGDAQAQYQSVMDVFDLLSRIGLSQVGLATKPLVK, from the coding sequence ATGCAGATCCAGGCCGACTCCAAGCCCTATGACGACATCAACATCACGCCGATGCTGGACCTCGCCTACGTGCTGCTGGTGATCTTCATCATCATGACGACGGCGACCGTGCAGGGCCAGAAGGTCAATCTGCCGAAGGCCTCGGCGGCGCCGAGCCTTGCGACCCAGACCACCAAGGCGATCACGGTCGCCAATGACGGCAAGATCTTCCTCGACACCATACCGGTGACCCTGGCCGAACTCGAGCAGCGGCTGATTCAGCAGAAGGCGCTGACGCCGGAATTTCCGGTGGTGCTGCGCGGCGATGCGCAGGCGCAGTACCAGAGCGTGATGGATGTGTTCGATCTGCTCAGCCGTATCGGCCTGAGCCAGGTCGGGCTCGCCACCAAGCCGCTCGTGAAGTGA
- a CDS encoding ABC transporter permease, with product MKRLRFNQQEIVFAVFAVLFLAFSIFLRGFLTPENMLTLLQNVAVLGILGLAMALVVIGRGIDISLIAALAVPPGLVLQMVQNGHSLPASLLTAVLLTIAFGLVNGWLIAYAEVPSLFATLATGLLLAGLGQAALFQLDVVQWSDGMQGFERLGQGTILGIPTSIVMFAIACVVIAFLLRQTRWGAYIYAIGDNPYAARVTGIPSRPIIVLQYVVAALIGCFAGLVMAASVNSMPTRVFNSTLIYDVILVVVLGGIGLSGGRGGVLNVIIGTLLIGTMLNGMTIMDISYAGQNLVKGVVLLLAVITDSFLNPRNEETAQQGDI from the coding sequence ATGAAGCGATTGCGATTCAATCAACAGGAGATCGTCTTCGCCGTATTCGCCGTGCTCTTCCTGGCGTTCTCGATTTTCCTGCGCGGCTTTCTGACGCCCGAGAACATGCTGACGCTGCTGCAGAACGTGGCGGTGCTCGGCATTCTCGGGCTTGCCATGGCGCTGGTCGTGATCGGGCGCGGCATCGACATCTCGCTGATCGCAGCGCTCGCGGTCCCTCCGGGTCTCGTGCTGCAGATGGTGCAGAACGGCCACTCGCTGCCGGCCTCGCTGCTGACGGCCGTGCTGCTCACGATCGCCTTCGGCCTGGTCAATGGCTGGCTCATTGCCTACGCCGAGGTCCCTTCGCTGTTTGCAACGCTGGCGACCGGCCTGCTGCTCGCCGGCCTCGGACAGGCCGCGCTGTTTCAGCTCGACGTCGTGCAGTGGAGCGACGGCATGCAGGGCTTCGAGCGGCTCGGACAAGGTACCATCCTCGGTATCCCGACCTCGATCGTGATGTTCGCGATCGCCTGCGTGGTGATCGCCTTCCTGCTGCGGCAGACGCGCTGGGGCGCCTATATCTACGCGATCGGCGACAATCCCTATGCGGCCCGCGTCACCGGCATCCCCTCGCGGCCGATCATCGTGCTGCAATATGTGGTCGCGGCCCTGATCGGCTGCTTTGCAGGCCTGGTGATGGCGGCGTCGGTCAACTCGATGCCGACCCGCGTCTTCAATTCGACCCTGATCTACGACGTCATTCTCGTCGTCGTGCTCGGCGGCATCGGGCTGTCGGGCGGCCGCGGCGGCGTGCTCAACGTCATCATCGGAACGCTGCTGATCGGCACCATGCTCAACGGCATGACCATCATGGACATCTCCTACGCCGGACAAAACCTCGTCAAGGGCGTCGTCCTGCTGCTCGCCGTCATCACCGATTCATTCCTGAATCCGCGCAACGAAGAAACGGCACAGCAGGGCGACATCTGA
- a CDS encoding DUF2341 domain-containing protein, with amino-acid sequence MGMGLTLERGTRRPALRRGIANAATGLLFGLVALVASLAPANAWWNDEWSLRKKITIDASASGANVTDPIGGAPVLVRLHVGNFRFSAAKDDGSDLRFVAGDDKTPLKHHIEKFDSLLGEGLVWGAVPNIAPGARTDIWLYYGNKKALATSDPKGTYDPDTLTVYHFNERGTPAIDSSVWANNAQSVGQPADGSLIGTGLRLDGRAPVTVPASPSLASPDGAALTWSAWIKPAALQANAALFSRRDGANALVIGVDNGSPFVEVTNAGSVQRSGAGAPVAAGSWHHVAVVAGNGQVTLYLDGVSYAALSASLPALNTVGLIGGDSSTSSASPIAPATAPSAATPSVPPDASAADGGAAPAATPDAATTPAPAPVAAAMAGFVGDIDELQISKVARPAGLIKVMAIGQGPDQAKLMAFSVDEETASWLSGYFAVILKSVTLDGWVVIGILLIMAAVSWVVMFDRASYLSKQAKANAQFMKGFREIAADLTMLDRGDADDISTLGGRLTEADAKMMRSSSLYRIYRIGAAEIRHRFSNSQRAPVLSAVSIAAIRAALDSGVVKEMQRLNRLMVVLTIAISGGPFLGLLGTVVGVMITFAAIAASGDVNVNAIAPGIAAALVATVAGLGVAIPALFGYNYLISRIKDLTNDIQVFVDEFVTKMAEFYSADRPGPIEHRIAAE; translated from the coding sequence ATGGGGATGGGTCTTACTCTCGAGCGGGGCACGCGCCGGCCGGCGCTGCGCCGAGGCATTGCGAACGCCGCGACCGGATTGTTGTTCGGGCTCGTCGCCCTGGTGGCGTCGCTCGCGCCCGCCAATGCGTGGTGGAACGACGAATGGTCGCTGCGCAAGAAGATCACGATCGATGCCAGCGCGTCGGGCGCCAACGTCACCGATCCGATCGGCGGGGCGCCGGTGCTGGTGCGGCTGCATGTCGGCAATTTCCGGTTCAGTGCGGCGAAGGACGACGGCAGCGATCTGCGGTTCGTCGCCGGTGACGACAAGACGCCGCTGAAGCATCACATCGAGAAGTTCGATTCGCTGCTCGGCGAAGGCCTGGTCTGGGGCGCGGTGCCGAACATCGCGCCGGGCGCGCGGACCGATATCTGGCTCTATTACGGCAACAAGAAAGCGCTCGCGACCAGCGATCCCAAGGGCACCTACGATCCGGATACGCTGACGGTCTATCACTTCAACGAGCGCGGCACGCCGGCGATCGATTCCTCGGTGTGGGCCAACAACGCCCAAAGCGTCGGCCAGCCGGCGGACGGTTCGCTGATCGGGACCGGCTTGCGGCTCGACGGCCGCGCGCCGGTAACCGTGCCGGCCTCGCCGTCGCTCGCATCGCCCGATGGTGCTGCGCTGACCTGGTCGGCCTGGATCAAGCCGGCCGCCTTGCAGGCCAACGCCGCGCTGTTCAGCCGGCGTGACGGCGCCAACGCGCTGGTCATCGGTGTCGACAATGGCAGCCCGTTTGTCGAAGTCACCAACGCGGGTTCCGTGCAGCGCTCGGGCGCCGGAGCGCCGGTGGCGGCCGGCAGCTGGCATCATGTCGCCGTCGTTGCCGGAAACGGTCAGGTCACGCTCTATCTCGACGGCGTATCTTACGCCGCGCTCAGCGCGAGCCTGCCCGCCCTCAATACCGTTGGCCTGATCGGAGGAGACTCGTCGACCTCCAGTGCGTCTCCGATCGCGCCTGCGACGGCCCCGTCCGCAGCAACACCATCAGTGCCCCCTGATGCGTCGGCTGCGGACGGTGGCGCCGCGCCCGCGGCGACGCCGGATGCAGCGACAACGCCGGCACCGGCGCCTGTAGCCGCCGCGATGGCCGGCTTCGTCGGCGACATCGACGAGCTGCAGATCAGCAAGGTCGCGCGGCCCGCCGGACTCATCAAGGTGATGGCGATCGGGCAGGGCCCCGACCAGGCCAAGCTGATGGCCTTCAGCGTCGACGAGGAGACTGCAAGCTGGCTGTCCGGCTACTTCGCGGTGATCCTGAAGTCGGTGACGCTCGACGGCTGGGTGGTGATCGGCATTCTGCTGATCATGGCCGCGGTCAGCTGGGTGGTGATGTTCGACAGAGCCTCGTATCTCAGCAAGCAGGCCAAGGCGAATGCCCAGTTCATGAAGGGCTTCCGCGAGATCGCGGCCGATCTCACCATGCTGGATCGCGGCGATGCCGACGACATCTCGACGCTGGGCGGACGCCTCACCGAGGCTGACGCCAAGATGATGCGCTCGTCCTCGCTCTACCGCATCTACCGCATCGGCGCCGCGGAAATCCGCCACCGCTTCAGCAACTCGCAGCGCGCTCCGGTGCTGTCGGCGGTCTCGATCGCGGCGATCCGCGCGGCGCTTGACTCCGGCGTCGTCAAGGAGATGCAGCGCCTCAACCGCCTGATGGTGGTGCTGACCATCGCGATCTCCGGCGGACCGTTCCTCGGCCTGCTCGGCACCGTGGTCGGCGTCATGATCACCTTCGCGGCGATCGCGGCGAGCGGCGACGTCAACGTCAACGCGATCGCGCCCGGCATCGCTGCGGCGCTGGTCGCAACCGTCGCCGGTCTCGGCGTCGCGATCCCGGCGCTGTTCGGCTACAACTACCTGATCTCCCGGATCAAGGACCTGACCAACGATATTCAGGTCTTCGTCGACGAGTTCGTGACCAAGATGGCGGAATTCTATTCCGCCGACCGGCCGGGCCCGATCGAACACCGTATCGCTGCGGAGTAA
- a CDS encoding FecR family protein translates to MTEPTRTSGPDPLLDEALDWVVRLKAGAPTRADVDALQRWRAQSPDHEDAFRAAVRLLRSASAAAKELADEQAAAAPVVALTPRPSRLLTRRIVFGGAIAAAAGYVMIRPPLDMWPSIEELSADYRTGKGEQRKVMLAPDISVELNTQTSLALRPTPNETRVELISGEASVVARRSSSTPLVMLARDGRISAQQADFNARCLDGVVSVTCLDGMVTVEQDGRSVQLRKAEQVTYSRAGLQASLPVDAKQVAAWQTGLLIFRDRPLASVVDEVNRYRAGKIIITNAELKRRLVNGTFQVDKLDNFVAQVEQLFGARITSLPGGVVLMS, encoded by the coding sequence GTGACCGAGCCGACCCGCACTTCCGGGCCCGATCCGTTGCTGGACGAGGCGCTTGACTGGGTTGTTCGGCTGAAAGCCGGCGCGCCGACGCGCGCCGATGTCGACGCGTTGCAACGTTGGCGCGCGCAGAGTCCCGACCACGAGGATGCCTTCAGGGCGGCTGTCCGGCTGCTCCGCAGCGCCAGCGCCGCGGCAAAGGAACTCGCCGATGAGCAGGCCGCCGCGGCCCCCGTGGTGGCGTTGACGCCCCGGCCATCACGCCTCTTGACGCGCCGCATCGTGTTCGGCGGTGCGATCGCAGCCGCAGCCGGCTATGTGATGATCCGCCCGCCGCTCGACATGTGGCCGTCGATCGAGGAGCTCTCGGCCGACTACCGGACCGGAAAGGGCGAACAGCGCAAGGTGATGCTGGCGCCCGACATTTCGGTTGAATTGAACACCCAGACCAGCCTTGCGCTGCGGCCCACGCCGAACGAGACGCGGGTCGAGTTGATTTCGGGCGAGGCCTCGGTGGTCGCCCGAAGGTCGTCGTCGACGCCGCTGGTGATGCTGGCGCGCGACGGCCGCATCAGCGCGCAGCAGGCCGATTTCAACGCGCGCTGCCTCGATGGCGTGGTTTCGGTGACGTGCCTCGACGGCATGGTCACCGTCGAGCAGGACGGCCGTTCCGTACAGCTTCGCAAAGCAGAGCAGGTCACCTATTCGCGCGCGGGCCTGCAGGCATCGCTTCCGGTCGACGCCAAGCAGGTCGCGGCCTGGCAGACCGGATTGTTGATCTTCCGCGACCGGCCGCTGGCGAGCGTCGTCGACGAAGTGAATCGGTACCGCGCCGGAAAGATCATCATTACCAACGCGGAACTGAAACGCCGGTTGGTCAACGGCACTTTCCAGGTCGACAAGCTCGACAATTTCGTCGCCCAGGTCGAGCAACTGTTCGGCGCGCGGATCACATCGCTGCCCGGCGGTGTGGTGCTGATGAGTTGA
- a CDS encoding ShlB/FhaC/HecB family hemolysin secretion/activation protein, with protein sequence MRVSAAALTVVGSVAAIVPACAAKEAAKDAAAATAAAPAADKQPAQANAPAQKPSAPLQRFDIDDFAVQGADRLPQVEIEEAIYPFLGPGKTSEDVEKARAALEKAYHDKGFQTVSVAVPQQNVTGGVVTLKVTELKVGRLRVKNSRYFDLDRIKDSAPSLKEGTVPNFGDVTKDIVSLNQWPDRRVTPALRAGVAPGTVDVDLNVEDKAPFHASLEANNRQSPSTTASRVSATVHYDNLWQLGHSLSFTYQVAPERPSDAEVFSGSYMARIPNADWLNLLFYSVKSNSNVATIGGTNVVGPGTIIGERAVITLPTREGLFHTLSVGMDYKHFDQTVKLGTDGFSSPVTYYPVVATYGATFQEEKFTTQFNAGVTYNIRTLSSPWDEFDAKRFKASPSFAHLNLDVSHTQELPEGFQLYGKVQGQIADGPLVSSEQFSLGGLDTVRGYLESEVLGDNGAVANFELRTPNVGGMLQGELKSETGDGKPRFITFNDWRFFTFFDAGYASIQQPLPDQQSSFVAWSYGLGTRFKTFEYFNGMVALSVPGVAQQYTHANSPRVNFRIWGEF encoded by the coding sequence TTGCGCGTGTCGGCTGCGGCGCTCACCGTGGTTGGCTCCGTAGCAGCCATCGTTCCGGCGTGCGCGGCGAAGGAAGCAGCGAAAGATGCGGCTGCGGCTACAGCGGCAGCGCCGGCGGCGGACAAGCAGCCGGCGCAGGCGAATGCACCGGCGCAGAAGCCGTCGGCGCCGCTGCAGCGCTTCGACATCGACGACTTCGCCGTGCAGGGCGCCGATAGACTGCCGCAGGTCGAGATCGAGGAGGCGATCTATCCGTTCCTCGGTCCGGGCAAGACCTCGGAGGACGTCGAGAAGGCGCGGGCCGCGCTGGAGAAGGCGTATCACGACAAGGGCTTCCAGACCGTCAGCGTCGCGGTCCCGCAGCAGAACGTGACCGGCGGTGTGGTCACCCTCAAGGTGACCGAGCTGAAGGTCGGGCGCCTGCGGGTGAAGAATTCGCGTTATTTCGATCTCGACCGGATCAAGGACAGCGCGCCTTCGCTGAAGGAGGGCACCGTTCCCAATTTCGGTGACGTCACCAAGGACATCGTGTCGCTCAACCAGTGGCCGGATCGCCGCGTGACTCCGGCGCTGCGCGCCGGCGTGGCGCCGGGCACCGTCGACGTCGATCTCAATGTCGAGGACAAGGCGCCGTTCCACGCCAGCCTCGAAGCCAACAACCGGCAATCGCCGTCCACCACGGCGAGCCGCGTCTCCGCCACCGTGCACTACGACAATCTATGGCAGCTCGGGCATTCCCTGAGCTTCACCTATCAGGTTGCGCCGGAGCGCCCGAGCGATGCCGAGGTGTTCTCCGGCTCCTACATGGCGCGGATACCGAACGCCGATTGGCTCAATCTGCTGTTCTACAGCGTCAAGTCGAACAGCAATGTCGCGACGATCGGCGGCACCAATGTGGTCGGTCCCGGCACGATCATCGGCGAGCGCGCCGTGATCACACTGCCGACGCGCGAGGGTCTCTTCCACACGCTGTCGGTCGGTATGGACTACAAGCATTTCGACCAGACCGTGAAGCTCGGCACCGACGGGTTCTCGTCACCTGTCACTTACTATCCCGTCGTCGCGACTTATGGGGCGACGTTCCAGGAAGAGAAGTTCACGACGCAGTTCAATGCCGGCGTCACCTACAACATTCGGACGCTGAGCAGCCCGTGGGACGAGTTCGACGCGAAGCGCTTCAAGGCTTCGCCGAGCTTCGCCCACCTCAACCTCGACGTCTCGCATACCCAGGAGCTGCCGGAAGGCTTCCAGCTCTACGGCAAGGTGCAGGGCCAGATTGCCGACGGCCCGCTGGTCTCGAGCGAGCAGTTCAGCCTCGGCGGTCTCGATACCGTTCGCGGCTACCTCGAGTCCGAGGTGCTCGGCGACAACGGCGCGGTCGCCAATTTCGAGCTGCGCACGCCCAATGTCGGCGGCATGCTGCAAGGCGAGCTCAAGAGCGAAACCGGCGACGGCAAGCCGCGCTTCATCACCTTCAACGATTGGCGCTTCTTCACGTTCTTCGATGCCGGTTACGCGTCGATCCAGCAGCCGCTGCCTGATCAGCAATCGTCATTCGTCGCATGGAGCTACGGCCTCGGCACGCGATTCAAGACCTTCGAATATTTCAACGGCATGGTCGCGCTTTCGGTGCCTGGGGTCGCTCAACAATACACGCACGCAAACAGTCCGCGCGTGAACTTCCGAATCTGGGGTGAATTCTGA
- a CDS encoding RNA polymerase sigma factor, with product MAEINQVRLRGQLAENYDGLVRKLTRRLGSSDFAYEALHETFLRLERVTDAVPIRSPADYIFRIAINIARDRQKAQNLRVSAAEIDSLLDVSDDGPSPARIVEARSDIDAFKRALAELPERPRDVLYSITIEGRTPSDVATRLGVSVRTVESDLKLALSHCADCLDYTLIRRLGGPRPGT from the coding sequence GTGGCTGAAATCAATCAAGTGCGGCTGCGGGGCCAGCTTGCAGAGAACTACGACGGGCTGGTCAGGAAATTGACCCGCCGTCTGGGATCGTCGGACTTCGCGTACGAAGCCCTGCACGAGACGTTCCTGCGGCTGGAGCGGGTCACTGACGCCGTGCCGATCCGCAGCCCCGCCGACTATATCTTCCGTATCGCGATCAACATCGCCCGGGATCGCCAGAAGGCGCAGAATCTCCGCGTCAGCGCGGCCGAAATCGATTCATTGCTCGACGTCAGCGACGACGGACCGAGCCCGGCGAGAATCGTCGAGGCCCGCTCCGATATTGATGCTTTCAAGCGGGCGCTGGCCGAATTGCCGGAGCGGCCGCGCGATGTGCTTTATAGTATTACGATCGAGGGACGGACGCCGAGCGACGTGGCAACCCGCCTCGGCGTCAGCGTGCGAACGGTGGAAAGCGATTTGAAGTTGGCCCTGAGCCATTGTGCCGATTGCCTCGACTATACTCTGATCCGTCGTCTCGGCGGTCCTCGTCCCGGTACGTGA